A stretch of Glandiceps talaboti chromosome 18, keGlaTala1.1, whole genome shotgun sequence DNA encodes these proteins:
- the LOC144449818 gene encoding neuronal acetylcholine receptor subunit alpha-9-like yields MTVDGANASELVARLVDNYPKYKMRPVKNDSTPVEVQHRMTPRQIIEMDEKNQVLTLKAWMSSIWYDEFLTWSPSENENITEIRLPSEKVWLPDIVLLESTKTTGERDMATDVIINYRGEITAMAPVLYSASCPVDPKYFPFDEQNCNLTFMSWSYNGELLDLIPDPNTDASSFKTSSEWQLLNLTIATWLMIPPCCPEAYTMITYTIHLRRRSLFYIVNIIFPSFLACILVAVGFVLPSESGERMTLCITSVLVEFVFLETVTSFMPPNSENLPIIQKYLLVAIGVVVFSTVMTAVILNMHFKGPACKRAPIWLRNICYCILAPISCIQPNKSKWRGEFRKGELQRKNAMRAIRYRLKGKRARLFSNDAVVNTFRQAINQDRTEEEVYNERVDWKEESNVREWQELANIFDRFYFIVYLLTLGALIMTYFATVVVHSEFFVSYTES; encoded by the exons ATGAC AGTTGATGGTGCAAATGCGTCAGAATTAGTAGCCAGGTTAGTAGACAATTATCCCAAATACAAGATGAGGCCTGTCAAGAACGACTCCACGCCTGTTGAAGTTCAACATAGGATGACCCCAAGGCAAATTATTGAAATG GATGAGAAGAATCAAGTCCTGACTTTGAAGGCCTGGATGAGTTCA ATATGGTATGATGAATTTTTGACATGGTCACctagtgaaaatgaaaatattactgaGATTCGTCTGCCCAGTGAGAAGGTTTGGCTGCCAGATATAGTTTTACTTGAAAG CACGAAAACTACTGGCGAACGAGATATGGCAACGGATGTCATAATCAACTACAGGGGTGAGATAACCGCAATGGCACCAGTTCTGTACTCGGCATCCTGCCCAGTTGACCCCAAATACTTTCCTTTTGATGAGCAGAATTGTAACCTCACCTTTATGTCTTGGAGCTATAACGGCGAACTTCTCGACCTAATACCAGATCCGAATACCGATGCCTCGAGCTTCAAAACTAGTAGTGAATGGCAACTTTTGAACTTGACCATAGCTACGTGGTTGATGATACCACCCTGCTGTCCGGAAGCATACACAATGATCACCTATACCATTCATCTGCGGAGGCGCTCTCTATTCTACATTGTCAATATCATCTTTCCGTCATTCCTGGCGTGCATACTCGTGGCGGTTGGCTTCGTTTTGCCTTCTGAGTCTGGAGAAAGGATGACACTTTGTATTACAAGTGTGTTAGTGGAGTTCGTCTTTCTTGAAACTGTTACAAGTTTTATGCCACCGAATTCAGAAAATCTACCCATAATTC aaaAATACTTGCTGGTAGCGATCGGTGTTGTTGTGTTTTCGACAGTGATGACTGCCGTTATCCTCAATATGCACTTTAAAGGACCAGCGTGTAAACGGGCTCCTATATGGCTGAGAAATATCTGTTATTGCATCTTAGCGCCAATTTCGTGCATACAGCCGAACAAGTCCAAATGGCGAGGAGAATTTCGAAAGGGTGAGCTGCAGAGGAAAAATGCGATGCGAGCGATTAGATATCGCTTGAAAGGGAAACGAGCTAGATTATTTTCAAACGATGCAGTTGTCAACACATTTCGTCAAGCAATCAATCAGGATCGAACCGAAGAGGAAGTGTACAATGAAAGGGTAGACTGGAAAGAAGAAAGCAATGTGAGAGAATGGCAAGAACTTGCAAATATCTTCgatagattttattttattgtatactTACTTACTTTAGGTGCCCTTATCATGACCTACTTTGCCACAGTCGTTGTTCATAGTGAATTCTTCGTTTCATACACTGAGTCATAA